A part of Bacteroidota bacterium genomic DNA contains:
- a CDS encoding NAD(P)H-quinone oxidoreductase has product MSKAAWFSRPGDASVIEWIDVPDPVPGPWDVLIDVKAFGINRADIVQREGKYPPPAGVTDIPGLEASGVVLACGKRVTRFAPGDRVMTLVPGGAYANLLTADSRTTWKVPDPVPFTVAAALPEMLMTAWMNLITIGRLKRGETILIHAGASGIGMAAIQLAVWRRASVAVTCGTPGKQAFCQSLGASLAINYRETPSFSSVIKQQMKGVHLILDPVGASYLTENLSCLLPDGRLILIGLMGGVLADKVNLGQMLVKRLRITGSTLRSLPILKKAAVARDLDKRVLPWVFSGAFHCHIDRVFKPEELPDAHRLMESNQTMGKLVVCF; this is encoded by the coding sequence ATGAGTAAAGCGGCCTGGTTCAGTCGTCCCGGTGATGCATCGGTGATTGAATGGATCGATGTGCCCGATCCGGTCCCCGGCCCATGGGATGTTCTCATTGATGTGAAAGCCTTCGGAATCAATCGCGCGGATATTGTCCAGCGGGAAGGGAAGTATCCGCCACCGGCCGGTGTGACCGACATTCCCGGACTGGAAGCATCGGGCGTTGTGCTGGCATGCGGCAAACGGGTCACCCGGTTTGCTCCCGGCGATCGTGTTATGACACTGGTTCCCGGCGGGGCATATGCAAACTTGCTCACAGCCGATTCGCGCACCACATGGAAAGTCCCCGATCCCGTACCCTTCACAGTCGCGGCTGCTTTGCCCGAAATGCTCATGACCGCCTGGATGAACCTGATCACCATCGGTAGGCTGAAGCGGGGAGAGACTATTCTGATTCATGCTGGTGCCAGCGGAATCGGAATGGCGGCCATCCAATTGGCCGTCTGGCGCAGAGCCAGCGTGGCAGTCACTTGCGGAACACCCGGAAAACAGGCATTCTGCCAGTCGTTGGGAGCCTCACTGGCGATCAATTACCGTGAAACACCTTCCTTTTCTTCGGTGATTAAACAGCAGATGAAAGGCGTTCACCTGATTCTGGATCCGGTTGGTGCCTCTTACCTGACCGAAAATCTTTCCTGCCTTCTGCCGGATGGACGGTTGATCCTGATCGGACTGATGGGCGGGGTGCTTGCAGACAAGGTCAATCTTGGTCAGATGCTGGTGAAGCGACTCCGGATCACCGGTAGCACCTTGCGCAGCCTGCCCATTCTGAAAAAGGCGGCTGTAGCCCGTGATCTGGACAAACGGGTGCTGCCGTGGGTCTTTTCAGGGGCGTTTCATTGTCACATTGACCGGGTGTTTAAGCCTGAGGAATTACCCGATGCACATCGTCTGATGGAATCGAACCAGACCATGGGGAAACTGGTGGTTTGTTTTTGA